A segment of the Candidatus Neomarinimicrobiota bacterium genome:
ATGGGTGGTCACCGCTACAATGGAGAGCGGCTGTCAAGAGGGATTCTGTTTTGAGGACGCCATCCCGCGTGGTGGAGAGTTGAGCAAGGGCTGGCAGAAAGTTGGTACAGTGTGGGCGCTAGATCAATCCGCAGGACCGGCCATTAAAAGGCCAGGGATCATTTCAAAACCACCAGCTTACGGGTCTCGATAAAGCTGCCTGCTTGTATCCGGTAGAAGTATATGCCGGCGCTCACCTGGCGCCCATAATTATCCCCGGCATTCCAGATGGCCTGGTACTTCCCCGCCGGGCGGTAATCCTTCACCAGCCTTTTCACTTCGCGACCCAGGAGGTCATATACTA
Coding sequences within it:
- a CDS encoding T9SS type A sorting domain-containing protein, encoding VYDLLGREVKRLVKDYRPAGKYQAIWNAGDNYGRQVSAGIYFYRIQAGSFIETRKLVVLK